TAGAGATCACAACACAACTCACAAGGATTTGGGGACATCGAATGAATTTATGTATTATGCATGAGTTGTGTTAACTATTAGTATCGTTTTACACTGAATATGTTGTTTCCTGCTCCTTACTTCTTATTCTGTTTTGGGTATGTCGTTGTTTAATTTGAACTTTCTGAGTGTCAAATggtattaataaaaaaaagtttatcacCATATACTTCTCAAtggtttttttttcctcaaaaaaGGACCACGTATGTCGTACATAAAAGATAATATACTCGTGAACATATACCAAGCTTACAACCAaccttagagcatcattaaccgGGGCGCTTAACCAAAGTGCTTAGGCTAATTtcgattaaaaaaaatgaaatttaaaggGAAGCGGCGACGCTTAATTAAACGACATAAACAACGACGTCTGGGGACACACgtcatctctatctctcttatgaaaggaagaagacgaaaGAGATCATTCCGAAACTTGTTTCATGAGGCCGGATGATTCAATCGGCTATTCCGCCTCTCCTTCTTGATTTCTCTTCGAAGACTCCGGATCTCTTTGTTGATCTCTCGTCGACGATGAATCACTGGACGTCTCGCTCGGTTGTTCTTCTCGACACGAGCACATTTGGAGCTCAAAATTTATGTCTTTAGGATTGAATTGGGATTCTGTATATACAGGGGCGAAGCTAGGAATTACTTCTAGTGGGTGCATAATTAGCTAAGGGAAAAATAAATGGGAAAACTGGTGTCGAACTTTGGATATCTGTGGGTGCACATGAAGACTTTAACCATTTTAACCAGCTAAGATTATGACTTTTACATACAAAACTTGTTAATATTGTTAAAACTATGGGTGCACATGCACCCCCAACTCCTTTACTAGCTTCGCCCCTGTGTATATATCTGTTTGAAAGTTATGTGTTTTAgagttattttttctttgatgtTAAGAAAGATTGTAGCTTTACGTTTAATTTAGATGACgaaaggtttttctttttctttctcaaatttCAGGTTCTTATCTAGATTCAGGAgaatttgaagaagaagatgatgatgaagttgaagTGGATTAAGAGTGCAGGGTTTCTCACgctgattcttcttcttcctcatcaacACCTTCTTCCTTGAGCAGAGCTAGTGTAACTGCTGGGATCAAGCGAATAGCTGATTCCATTGTACCTACTAATGGGTGAGATTCCCCTCATTTCCTTTTATGATTGTCTTTAAGAATCGTAATTCTAGACAAAACCCTGATGAGACAGAATGTTCTTTTGATCAATTTTATCTGGAAAAAGGTTTGACCTTTTATTAAGTAGACGACTTTGAATGTATCTTCTTGATTTTAGAAGAGTTTGTTGTGATCTTTGTATCATTTTTCCCATTGGTGATAATCTCTGAGGGAAGTGAATTTTCTTTTGGATGGAGTGGTTGGTCTGGTCCTATAAATGATGTTTCTTGCTATTGATTTCTCTGTAAAAGTTGTCTCAATCTGAGGCTGTTTCACGTGTATGGTTTTACAGGTTTGGAATTGTTATATGTGGAGGATTAGTATTGTGATTCAGATTTTATTATTGGATTGATGATGTAATTAGTATTGTGATTTAGAGATGAAATATGGTGGATTAGTATTGCATTATTTGTggattaagttttttttaagagCTCCAAATTAAGATACTTGTATTGCAGGATAGTAATTAGAGGTTGTTTAAGAAAAGTACTTAACAcccatttattattaaaaaaataattaagcaCCCTATTAGAAGTGCTAGGATTAACGATGTTCTTAGACGCTGAACACAAACGTAGCTTTGACACTACATGtgtgaaacaaataaaagaaaaatcacttaaacattAATTGTGTAGAACAAAAGATAATTTAGGATAATGCCAGGCCTGGATAATGCAAATCTCAATAGTGGTTATCCAATCCCATGAATCATAAGAGCAGAAGAAACATCTTTTTAACAAACAAACTAAATGGTGACCAAGTGAATGGAAGACAATTTAGGAAGAGAAGAAACCAAACTAAGCTTCTTGTCGTGACATCGGTAAAACAAAATTACAGATAAAAATAATGACCATTGACCAAGTGAGTTAGTGAAAATAGAGGAATTCCTTTTCGTTCCTTGAAACTTAcactatttatttgatttttcttttttcatattATTCCTTTCCATTcctcatttgaaaaaaaaaattacatttttaatcaATTGATAAGGAACAATTaataacatattattattttcattctCTTAGTTAAAgcttttacaatttaattaaaggGTTCAAAGTTAACCAAATGATAGTTGGGAGGTTTTCATTAAATTTCAAAACCTTATAATGGGTACGATCTCACAAAATCTAAAACTTCGGGGGCTTTAGTGCTATTAACTGTAAAAAGCGAaccaaataataattaaaaaaaatgtatatagaGTAGATTAGGGAGAAGGGAGACATTGGTTTCGGCGGAATTAGGGTTAGACATGGCGGCTTCATCGAGTAGAGTAGATTACGAAATCATCACCGATCCGTTCGATCCACGATGTGTGGTTGCATGCTTTAAGAACCTCTTTGGAGAACTGACCAAGAAGGATAAGCTTCTGCTGAAGAGGATGCGAGGGAAAGAGGACAAAACGAGTCCAAAGGACACCCCACAGGAGGAACGCGATCTCATCAACGAACAGATCAGGAAGTCacaggtctctctctctctctctctctatctattaCCTTCTCAGAATCTCTGATTTGAGATTTGATTCGATAGTTTCTAAGTTGTTTTTCacttttgttataataaaaaggGATTTGACGTGGATTTTTCCAAGTTCCGATGCCTTTTTGATTTCTACGCTGCTTTCCATGTCGATGAAAGACATTCAAACGTAATAAGAGAAACCGATAGGCAGTTTTTCAGAAGATTGGCTCAGGAAGCCATTGCGGATTACAACACTAGAGAGGTCTGAGCAAACAGTCCTTCCTTGtctatttcttttattatttcgATATTGTCAATACTGcaaatttgattttggtttgtttgttcAGGGGACCAGGTTTGAATTTGTTGAGGTCGAGAAAGCAAATGTGTATAGTAATAGTGGATTCATTTACTTCATCACCTTTGTAGCCAAAGATCCTTGCGACCAGTCAAAAGTGTTTCAAGCTAAGGTCATCAATGTTTTCTGTAGAGAGATTGTGCACAGCTTCTGCAGGCTTAAACCCCGTCAACAAGGTTTTGTAGACATTGTgtagaatttttgtttttgcacAGGAAATTTGTGTTATGCCTTTGTGTTTTAatgtttcatttcatttttgGCAGTAGAATGCGATGACTCTAGGAGAGTTGTGAAGAAACCAAGGTATAATACAAGATCAAGCAAGCGTGCGGGTGTCATTAATTATGTCTCTTAGATAATGCAATTACCATTGTCCGAGATATTCTCCTGTTTGAGGGGAATTTTATCTCTTTATCATTATGTTTATGTATGACTTTTGTGGGACAACAactactaaaatattaaaaacttttatCCATTTGTTTCCTGGTGTCTTCTTGTTCCAAATATGCATCCAACTCCCCAGCCCCCCAGGGATTTCCATCTTATGATCGCAGCCAATTGGGTCTGTGCTTTCTTCTCTACTATGGGTTTGGGCCCAATTTACATTATCAAGAGTGTCTTTGGTATCCGGGGTCTCTTACTCCTTCAGCCATCAGTATCAGTATGTTTGAAGTTTGATTATTTACCCAGGTAGTTAAGGTCTTTTGATATTATCGCTACTTACACTTCATTGTCTGATTCATCTAGTCTCTTCGATGAATATTGTTAAAGTTAGTGATGATCTTGCTGTTGAGAAAGACACTCCCGCATCTTCCCTCTTCAAGAGAGGTGAATCATCTCTGGTGTTCAAGCCGGTTTTCTGCTCCTCCTTTATTGAAGGAGTTGTGTGTAGCTCAGCCTCTATGGCACTGACGTTAGCCTTTCGAGTGTTTACGGACTATTCATTGGTCATGGGTCTAAAGAAAGCTGATTTCAAATCTGCTCTCCTCCAAATCTCAACTTATGAGGACTGGATTTCATTCGTTGAAGAAGTGGTGGCTGCTTATGTTTTGTCTACTGCTTCAGATAATGGTTCGAGTTTCCTGATCGTGTTCTCAGATTCTTTCGACTTTGCCTTCCTATTTAACTTAAATAATTGGTACACTTGCTGTATAGTTCCTCTCTTTCTATCAAGTTAGTTGCATTATCTTCTATGTAGTAACGTTAATGCAAATTtgtttgtgacaaaaaaaggaTCGCAGCCAATTGATTGCAATGGATAATCAAAACGACGGGCTTTTGGGCTCATATACTTTATAGGCTATCATATGCCCATAACGATTCTGTAGCGCATTTAACAACCCATACACGTTCATTTAAGATAACAATCCATTTGGTAATATGCTAGAAAACCACCCAAGACGGTACAAAAATCAGACAAGAAAAAGATAATGAATCAGACAAATGTAGACTCAGGCTAGGCCCCCAATTCCAGAAACCTGTTACAGAAACCATATACATTTAGAATAATACTTTATTTAATCCAAACTACATATATGGAAAGCAAAATAACtactaatattcttttttttttcttgaaaaaacaTAACTTACCGTAGGGTAGACAATCTCTGAAAACAAAGATTGCTGGCCTTTACCACGGCTAATCTTCCGAGCTATTTTCCCAAATCCCTTTTCTCCCCACGTAACGCCCCATGTGTTTTGTATGATCCAGTAGTGCTCACCATTTATGGTATTGTAGCCGGTAACAAGGACCAAATGATCTCCTAGAGTCTTTGCCTTACTCTTTTTATCTCCATAAAATATTccctatatttttttgtaaaaaagttTCAAGTCTTCTATgaacttaaaattaaaagtatatatggGATACATAAATATCTTACAGGTCCTCGATGGTCTTTAAATTCATTGGTTGCATGAATGCTTGCCATCACAGGACTGATTTTCAGTAACCTTATCAGATCTTCTTCCTTAACCATTTTGGTTATAACCAAGTCATCAATCTTCAATACACCAACAGTTTTCTCCTAACGATAATAAGAACAATAATACTTATTAGTTCTGTATAGCAAGTAGAATTATCACTCGGTCACCATATTTTAGATGTTACCTTTATTTTTTTCGCACATGGATCTTTTTTCTCCGTACGCTTCTCACATTCGCAATCCTTTTCTTGAATAGTGCCTTCATTCTTCAGGAAAGTCCTAATTTCTTCTAAATTCTTGACCGCATCGTTGCTCATTTTTTTAGTAATGCCATGGAAAAGATGTTTTACTGATAGGGACACATCTCGATTGAATTTGATCTTGACCACCGCTTCTAGATTTTTAGTAGTCGAATGGGCCCAGCATGTGTCTGCAAAGTTAAcaacatgaaaaatattagaatatttTCTTTGGATTAATTTTGTGCAGGAAATAATCCACGAAGACAGATAAAAAACATATACTCTATATGGGATTTAATTGCAAGGTGCGATTGATGTaattctaaataaataattgatgTTTTGTGGCTATCCAAAAGATGAGTAAAAAGGATTTTTATGGCTTTCACTATGTTAAAATGAAATCCCTATGTTAAAAGGATTTAACACACAtgcacacatatatatacacgtaTACCTACGTAGtatttatctaaaaatgtatttgtttgtgtaatgattcaaattttaaaaagtggATTATGAAAAATGCATATACACTTATACCTAATTAGtatttatctaaaaatgtaTTTGTTTGTGTAGtgattcaaattttaaaaagtggATTATGAAAAATGCATTATAATTACCTTTAGTCCCTTGGTTATTAACTTCCCTCAGAACACGATCAGTGTCACTCCAATCTCTAAAATAATCGCCATCATCCCCACAATcctaaaaacaagaaaatattggATTATGctaaatgaaaaataagaaaaaataattttgtacaaACGTCAAAGAGTGTAACTATATAAAAGGACCTAACCTTGGGATAGTCATCATCAGAAGGCGTCAAACGCTGCAATAACATCATATTTCTCTGTTAATATATTCTTACACAACTAAAATAGGTTTTATAATGTATCAAAATATTACATGAGTGCTTTTTGTAGTAGAAGCATCTCCAGTTTTTGGTTTCTTTCCTCTTTTCTGGTGTCCACCGCCGGCTCCATATGATCGGTTAGCATCTAATCATTtgaaataagtaaataaattagTCTATTTTTTgggttataacaaaaaaaatgatcatagttaaaaaaaaagttcttttcttttctttttgtttacgCAATAACAGAAAAAAGCCCacctttttgatcaaaaaaagaaagaaaactgtACATAAAGAAGTTGCTTCAGTTTTTTATGCAACAACATAAACAAGTCAAGAAGCTAAAAAAGATCAAAGCTTTTTTAGTTTATCAGAGTTTATTTGACGAGTTTATCCAACAACATAAACAATCGGCCCTAAACACTAACTTATAAACCCCACCGAAAGAACTCAGAAGatgaaaacctttttttttgtctgtcaGAGATTACATTTGAGGATTTCATCAAGCAACACAAACAAACCTTAAAGTTTTATGGGAAAAAAAACACACTTAAAATCAAGATCGAGATATACCTTGATCTCTTTCGTGCTTGGTCTCAGGTGCTTCCTTTGCTACCTGTTCAAAGCGTGGAGATAGTTACTTTAGAAGGTGTATCAGGATCAATCCTTTTTCTAGCTACTcaaatactcaaaagtaacaAAACTTATTATTTGTATACGCCACTAAGAGAGAAATCAAACTTATTAGAGTTGTAgctttggcaaaaaaaaaagctttgcaaagaaaaacagatttgGATCTAAGGTTTTAATAAACGGAAGAAGAACGAAAACTTACATCTCCTTGTGGATCTTCACCAAAGACACTTCTTTTTCTCTTATCCATTTGTAGCTCTGAAGAAAAAAGCACGTATGAGTTAAGAACAAGTAAACGGAAGCTATACTTATGGAAAACTACGAATAAAACATTTTCTCTCTAGAAGAACTTACATTTTTTTCTCAGTGTCTATGACTCAGATCGTTCTTGCtttgtgctctctctctctctcgtatATATAGAATACTGACTGATGTACATCAACGCAAGTTTAtgatttacatttaaaaaataaacaaaataagaagtttttttttgtctcgtTATACGAGACTATATGCCTGTTTGCAGAGGTGTACAAAACTTTAACAGAACATTAATGGTGATCTTCATGATAATTCCTTTTATATTCTTTCACTTCTTTTATTTGCTAAACCCACTAAATGGAAGCTCACATAAATGTCTAGCTCATATAATTCTTAAACACATTAAATGGGACAAATCATTTTGTTGTTAATATTCTATTGATTATAAACGGTTGATGAATAGTTTAATGTGATCGTGTATTTCATTATTTGCATGGTCCCATTTGATACGATGTTGTTTAGGGCACAAAATTAATgtcttataaatattattttctccGAGGTTAGAAAAAGACAAATTATCCGCATATATATACCATATGTACTCTCTGGGTTATCATATCACTGTCTGATCTTCTTTTCTATTGTTGACTTTTGCTATCATAAGTTCCGCAATCAGTTTTTTATgctaataatattttggtttttgtaacGCACATGATTTAATGTGtgtgatttttaaatatatcatcATATCATGTGCTACTCTATCTGATAACATGCTTACATGAAAACCACATACAATAAAGCGCATCACTTTTTTACCGAACTATGTGATAGTTTTGGTTGAAATCGATCAATTTATTTTTGGGATTTGGTAGTTTCATAGAACTGAGGAGATATATGTAAACTTAGATGTACTTAttacttaaaataataattgaaactaacattatttttaaaaatgtagacGGATATAATATATAACGAAGAAGTAGAAAGAAACTAtttgatgccaaaaaaaatcttaagtGTTTTAAATTTGGAGAATaggttcaaaaaaaataaataggttAAGAGAAAGGATCCCTATATATATTCATCAATTTATAAGAATGAATGATGTCATTTTATAAGGGGTTTCGAAGTTTGAGaagaaaattttaatgttttgaccaaaagaaaagaaaatgttacTGCCTGTCTTGAGAAAACAATCTCTTTTAAAATCCTAACGCATGATTTTTAGTTACATATATattcgttttcttttttctccaaAAACATTATATTAGACTTTATCAAAGAAGTCCATCGTCTAAGACCGTCACAAAGATTATGCTTTCCTTACTTACATTAGTCTGCCCCGGATAGGTGTTTGAGCGGGGAAAACGGTAGCACATGGCAATGATTATTAATAAAATGCCTTGATATGAAGTCTTAAAGCGCgtaatatatttatacttactttttttttaatatatacttactTACCCCTAGAGCTCTTTTATTTGCTAAACTTACCAAATTGGGACTCCTAAATGGAGTTCATATTGATGGCATTAAATGGGACAAACCAGTTGTTAGTATTCTATTCATTACTATAAACTAACATTGCAAAGGGTTGATGATAGTTTAATGTGATCGTTTATTTTATTAGCATGGTCCGATTTAATACGATGCTGTTTAGGGCACAAAAGTTAATGTCTTATGAATATTCTTTTCTCCGAGAATAGAAAAAGACAAATTATCCGCATATATATGGCCATCTGTATTCTCTGGGTTATCATATCACTGTCTGATCTTTTGtattgtctttctttttttttgtaaaaagatcTTTTGTATTGTCGATTTTTGCTATATCGTAAGGTCCGGAATCAGTCTTAATGCTGacaatattttggtttttgtaacGCACATGGTTTATTGTAtgtgatttttaaatatatcatgCTACTCTATCCGACAACATGCTTACATGAAAACCACATACAATAGAGTGCATGACTTATTTACCGAATTATGTAATAGTTTTTGCTGAAATcgatcaaaatatatttttggatttaatGGTTTCATGGATCTATCGGAGTTATACGTAAATTTAGATGTACTTATTACTTACAAGATTTATTGAAACTAACACAATTTAAAGTAGTTGAATAAGCAGTTTTCTTCTTTGGTCTCTTTATGACAGTTCTTGTTAATTAGGCTAACCTCTTGTGGGGATGTATGGTTCTAGTCTTAGACCTTTTAAAGCGAATATATTTAGCGTATCTATGtttaattatatagatatatttaaaGTACAAATTAACTAATAATGTGGGActagtttatatattaaaaagcttttgaccaaaaaaatagtttatatattaaaaagctACGCATTGGAAGAGAATGTAGGAAAATCAACATGTATAGTAAATAgaactagagcttgacccgcacgcccgtgcgggtgtttATTTTTACTACACGATTTaaaagtattattaatatattatgttgttttgggttcaatttaaaatcaattgcaTACAGTGACTTGTGTTTCAGGATTATTTGCAATATATGTTGATGTAGGAGAATTTCATGTTTAAGAACTCTATTGAAACCGTTTTGATTTGTCATATGTATCTTAACAGAGCCGATCTATAACGAAAGAAGACAAAGATCTGTTTTACATACGCCAGTTTCTCATAGTACTGGCTTTCAGATAATATGAATACAAAGAAGAAATACAACAATATTGGAATTTTTTGACATAGTTATCTTATAGGCTTGCCACCCGAGTATCTACAACAGTTTCATCTGCAAGAATACTTCAGAGTTtcacgtcttttttttttaactttcagaGTTTCACGTCTTTAATAAGATTAAACTTCGGTTAGTCACTATTTTTCTGTTTGTGTGTTTTGGatgcaaagaaaataaaaggggaaatgcatatatatatatatatatatatatatatatatatatatataaggacgATAGTCGTAGTGATTTTTATACCTGGAACATTCTTTTTTAGACTATcggaaataaattttataaaattaataaagaatGAATGTTTAAAACAGAGTGAATCAAGTAAAAGATATATGCTAGATTTAGGTATCGATTGTAGTTAATATTGCTGAGATTACTGTGAATAActtttaacattaaaaatattcttattgTTAGTTACAGAATATTTAAGATTATGGACtgagtttttatatatatggaaaTGTAGTTATTAGCAGTTCTTTTAAATATTCGATGGTCTGTTTTGTTAAGTTTAGATTTTTAGAACTAATTTAGATATCTATGTCGCGTTAATATCAATTACGTAGTGtacaatttaaaatcaaatgtaattttttttccaattacTAAACCGGTTTGATAAATTGTTGCTATCACGAAATCTTTAATCATAGAAAGATCAAACCAATTACTCTGTCAGCCACAAAAGGCGATAGTATAACAATCCATGGCCAACGTTTTAAACAAACCATCTAATGGCCTGTTCATGCATGCTAGAAAAGAAAAGCAATGAAACCCAACTAAAATTATAGGCAGCAAAATTTTAGGTCTTTTTAACTGAAACGATTATACTGtcaaaaaaaatagataaaagaaATTCCCAGTTCGATATATAATATGAACACATCAGTGAATATCTAGGTTTGAGTTAGACTGTAATTGTAAAACTCacagtttgtttttttttttgtcaacctcgTAGTTTTGATAATATGGACGAAGTGGCACCGAAAAGTTAATGGCACGGTTTGATCTCAacagaaaatattttactacaataaatgattaataattttatttaaaataaatctatctTAATTACTCAATGGCATAAGGATGTAATTATTGAGGAAAACTTAGGGCTAAATacaaatgtacttcagttttaatagattagatgatgaaaaatataaaataaacgaTATCAATGGCCGAATTACATAGTTTtatctttctttgttttttttttgatcaaatctttctttgtttttactatcaTCAGTACATGGTATAGGAGATTGTATGAATACGAATACGCGCTGACGTCGTTGATTCCCTATTCGTCTTTGCATTTATAGTTTTCTGTTTTCCGCTTGTATGAATACGAATACACGCTGACGTCGTTGATTCCCTATTCGTCTTTGCATTTATAGTTTTCTGTTTTCCgctgtaaattaataaataactaaacaGTACTACTAAATGAAAATccctaaaatttattataaaaattatttcagtttttttttaaatatttttatgtcatCAAACTTTAGGTGTGCCGCGTGTATTTAAGAtcattattatatttcttaactATTTTGCATAAAGAgcttgtattttaaaaatttagttctGGATTGTATCTCTTGTATCTTTcagaaatctatttaaaattgttaataaatatatttgtggaaagctgacaaaaaatatatttgtggaAAATGAATTGATTTTTATACAGTATAACGATTTGATATTATAAGATTTAGAAGTCTACCAAACAAAATCGTTTTCAGTTAATACATCTTCTCTAGATCTTTGTTGTTAGTAATTAATTCGATACTTTTTATATAAGTCTTGTACAGACCAAGAAACATAGTAAAACTTATTATTAGTTCACAGATCCGAAAATGAAAAatctttcctttttaaatatttctttgcCTAATAAACAAGCAATACTctagaaaaaaagaacaattaGTTTGGTTTTATAAGAGATGATGGTGAAATCTTCTGGCGCAATTCTTGAAATATGATTGTTGATTTTCTCTGTTActatgtatattattataatttatattgttcGCTGGCTTCTTTGTTTGTAGTGTATGGTAGAAGTCTTTTGTGTTGGTTTTATTTCTTAAGATATACAATTTGTTTTGTTAGTCTTACGTACGTTTCTCTCTGCTGTATCCTGCCAAAAAGAACCAAAAAACTGCATACTCTGTAGTCAATGGTACAAACGTTTGTGACCGTTGGGAAAATAGAAGAATCAGATTACCAATATGGGTCTATATAACTATATGTATACGTTTTATCTGTGTTATATACACATATTGTTGGccatatatctatatatatgaa
The Raphanus sativus cultivar WK10039 unplaced genomic scaffold, ASM80110v3 Scaffold2547, whole genome shotgun sequence DNA segment above includes these coding regions:
- the LOC130505741 gene encoding uncharacterized protein LOC130505741 isoform X1, whose protein sequence is MAASSSRVDYEIITDPFDPRCVVACFKNLFGELTKKDKLLLKRMRGKEDKTSPKDTPQEERDLINEQIRKSQGFDVDFSKFRCLFDFYAAFHVDERHSNVIRETDRQFFRRLAQEAIADYNTREGTRFEFVEVEKANVYSNSGFIYFITFVAKDPCDQSKVFQAKVINVFCREIVHSFCRLKPRQQVECDDSRRVVKKPRYNTRSSKRAGVINYVS
- the LOC130505741 gene encoding uncharacterized protein LOC130505741 isoform X2, whose amino-acid sequence is MAASSSRVDYEIITDPFDPRCVVACFKNLFGELTKKDKLLLKRMRGKEDKTSPKDTPQEERDLINEQIRKSQGFDVDFSKFRCLFDFYAAFHVDERHSNVIRETDRQFFRRLAQEAIADYNTREGTRFEFVEVEKANVYSNSGFIYFITFVAKDPCDQSKVFQAKVINVFCREIVHSFCRLKPRQQECDDSRRVVKKPRYNTRSSKRAGVINYVS
- the LOC108845515 gene encoding KDEL-tailed cysteine endopeptidase CEP3-like → MDKRKRSVFGEDPQGDVAKEAPETKHERDQDANRSYGAGGGHQKRGKKPKTGDASTTKSTHRLTPSDDDYPKDCGDDGDYFRDWSDTDRVLREVNNQGTKDTCWAHSTTKNLEAVVKIKFNRDVSLSVKHLFHGITKKMSNDAVKNLEEIRTFLKNEGTIQEKDCECEKRTEKKDPCAKKIKEKTVGVLKIDDLVITKMVKEEDLIRLLKISPVMASIHATNEFKDHRGPGIFYGDKKSKAKTLGDHLVLVTGYNTINGEHYWIIQNTWGVTWGEKGFGKIARKISRGKGQQSLFSEIVYPTVSGIGGLA